ATCTGGGCCAAGGATGCCTTCTGGGAAGCCGGGATAGTTCTCAACCTCGGTGGTATTCACCAGCTGGCCGCCTGGGGTGAGCGCACCAGCGAGCACAAGAGGCTTGTATCCTGCCCGTGCAAGATAGAGAGCCGCTGTGTATCCAGCCGGACCCGATCCGATGATGATTACGTCCTGCTGTTGAGTATTATTCGATGCTTCAGTCATGACCATAACAATAATCGCTTTCGAGTAGCTCTACGATGATGTGCTCAGCGTGAAAGCAATGACAGGGAGAACGCACGATCATCGCTTGCACCGTTGGAAGGCATTCTATGCCCCTCTATGGCGGTTTTGGGACAATACCGACTCAACTATGCGCGAATACAGATCAGCCAGGTGGTAGCCGGCTGCAAGCGCCGATTCCGGCAGGAGCGACGTGTCGGTCATGCCTGGTGTCACGTTCGATTCCAGGAATTGCGGCACGCCATGCTTGTCAACGATGAAATCAGTGCGGGAAATGTCACGCAGGCCCAGTGCTTTGTGGGCTGTCAAGGCTTCCGTTCGCAATTCATCCAGTATCGAACGTTCGACACGTGCTGGAATGAAGAATTCTGTGGGCCCGGGGGTATAGCGGGCGTCATAGTCATAGGTGCCGTTTGGGGTGTCGATTTCGAGAGGCGGCAGAGCAACCGCCTCACCGTCAATCTCGAGCACGGAAACGGAAACCTCGGTACCCACGACGGCCTTTTCGACCAACGCCACATTGCCGTAGGCGAAGCAGCTCACCATCGCCTGGGGAAGCTGCTCGGCATCCGTGACGAGTGTGCAGCCCATCGCGGAACCACCCATCGTGGGCTTGATGAACAGCGGAAGTCCAACGGAGTTGACGAGCAGGTCAATGACTTTGGTGGCCCCAAGTTCCCTGAACATGGATTCCGGTAAGGTCACTGAATGCGGGGTGTGCAAGCCGGCCTTGCGTACGACATTCTTGGCAATGGGCTTGCTCCAGGCTGTTCTCGAAGCCTTGGCACGCGAACCCACGTAGGGGACATCCTCCATTTCGAGAATGTCACGAATGGAACCGTCCTCCCCGTTGGCACCATGCAGGAGTGGCCACACCACGTCCGGGTGGGTTTCTGGATTGCTCAGATAATCGAGCAACTCGCTGTCCATATCATGAAGTCGAACCGACCAGCCCGCATCTTCCAGAAAGCCTGCGACTCGGTGACCTGAACTTAATGACACATCGCGTTCGTGACTTAATCCGCCGCAAATAACGAGAATGGAGCTATTCTTGCGCTCTTCAGCGGAGAACACACGATGCGATGGCTTCGCTGAAGCAGCGACTGTATCAGAATCAACGGCAGCCGCAGCATGCACTGCCGCAGTCTGCACGGTTTCCGGCTTGCTTACCCTCTTGACCATGACTGTTGCCTTTCTAGGCTGTTACCTCACAAAACTGTTCGAAGTTGCTCATGATTATGACTCACGTGTCAGTTGGCTGCAGGCCCTGGATATTCCACATCGCGTGGATCGGGATCAGGCTTGCCGGTGGTACCAAAGAGTTCCGCCGTCTCCCTCTCTGCATCGATGACTGTGGAAAGTCTTCGAATGCCCTCGGTGATGCGTGCGGGCTTCGGGTAGCAGAAGGAGAGGCGCATGTGATCGGTGCCTTCGCCGTTGTCGTAGAATGCCGTGCCAGCAACGTATGCGACCTTTGCGGTGATGGCGCGCGGTAGCATGGCGCGCGAATCGAGCCCTTCAGGAATCTTGAGCCATATGTAGAAACCGCCCTTGGGCTTGTGCCAGGAGCAATATGGCAGATATTTCTTCAACGCGGCATCCATGGTGTCGCAGCGTTCCTTGTACATGCCACGATAGTCATTGATCTGAGCCTTCCAATCGAAGTTATCAAGATAGGTCGTTATGGTCATCTGACTCATGTTGGACGGGCAGAGAATCGCAGATTCGTTTGCAAGCACGAGTTTATGGCGAATCCCTGGAGGGGCGACCATCCAGGCAACGCGCATGCCTGGAGCGATGATCTTGGAGAAGCTGCTCAGATAGACGACATTGTCAGGATCCATGGAACGTAGTGCAGGGTAGGTCTTGCCTTCGAAGCTCAGCAGACCATAGGGGTTGTCCTCTACGATCAGTACGTGATATTTGCGAGCGATTTCAAGAACCTTTGAACGACGCTCGACACTCATGGTGGCACCGGCAGGATTATGGAAATTCGGCACCGTATAGAGGAACTTGACTGGATGACCCAATGCTCGCTGCTCGATGATTGCCTGCTCAAAGGCTTCAGGAATCAGGCCATTCTCATCAAGCAGCACATTGACGACATGAACCTGGAACGATTGGAAGACACCCAGTGCGCCAACATAGTTTGGCGCTTCCGCCAAAATGGAATCACCAGGATTACACATGATTCTTGTTATCAGATCCAGTCCGGATTGCGAGCCATTGACGATGATGACATCATCAGGCTGCGCATCGGTGATGTTCTCAAGTTCCATGATTTGCAGAACGTCTTCGCGTAGATGCGGATCGCCCTGCGCAGAGCCGTACTGCCACGCGATGTCGCCCTTGTCCTTCAGCATTTTCGCCAAAAGCGGTGCCAGCTCGTCGAAGGGCATGCGGTCGAGATAAGGCATGCCTCCGGCGAGAGAGACCACCTCTGGGCGGCTGGCAACGGCAAACAGTGCTCGGATTTCGGATGCTCGCATCGCTTCTGCTCGATCGGCGTAACTACCGAACCAAGGGTCGTTCTTGATGACCTTCGATGGGATATCTCGATTATCCGACATGATTGCTGGCCTTCCCACTTAAGACTTGGCACATTGCTGGCATCGCATCAAGACGGCAAACGCCGGAATCCGATGCCATGGGGCACAATGCCACACGTTGATTTCATACTGTATTACAAACTGCATGGTTTAGGGACCATGCAGGGAAGCTATTACGACTTCAGTACACTTTGCTTCAGTACACTTTGACCGAGTTGAAGAAAAGCCCTCCGGAGGGAGTCGATGTCAGCGGCACCCATACCATCACATCCTGAGTGCTGACCGGCGTAGCCAGCTTGACTTCGGTAGTTCCGCTCGCATCGAAGGTGAACTGTGCAACGGGACTGCCCTGATTGGGAGAAGTGGGCGTGGAATTGACATAAATCTGCCCCTGACCACCTGATTGACGTATCGAAATAACCAAGCGGGACACACGTTCAGCCTGGGTGAGATGGATATACCATCCTCGCCCCTGCAATCCGCCCGGCTGGTTGACGTACGTTTCGGTCCCCGCTGCGTATGCCGTGGTGTTCTGTACCGCTGGATCTGGAACCTTCGCGGCATCCTTGTCGGCATGGGTCACAGCCGCGGCAGTGGGAGAGGCGGAGCCAGAACTCGATGTGGATGCACTGGAGGAAGCTTTGCTCGAAGCCTTCGCGCTGGAAGATGCACTTGCCGATGGGCTGGCAGACGAAGCTCCGGAGCCGCCTGTCGACGCGGTTGGACTCGATACACCCGGCAAGGTGACATTTGACATGTCCGGCCATGTATTGGTGTCTGACGACGATCCACCGATCTTGCCAACATCGCCGAACAGAGCGGTCACCGCAAAGAACAGAGCAACAAGAATCACGATGATGCCGACGATGATCGCCATGGAGCGCGTGGTGAAGAAGCCCATGATTTTCCCGCTGGAGGAGTCATCGTTCGTTGATTCCTCTCGCTCAGTGCGGAATTGGCTGTCAGGTTTGGCCCGTGGAGTGAAATCGCGCGGTTTCGGTGTAAAGCTGGGCGGAAGCGGCTGCATGGTGGCGGTCATCTGCTCGTCAAGCACTCGTTCTGCCTGACGTTGGCGATCCGCGCTTTCATATCCGTCGCCAAGATCGCCAAGATCGAGGCTGCCGGTATCGGCAGGTATATCGCCTGTGTTATAGAGCGAGTCACCGCGGATCTGGGAGACATCGTAAGGGCTGGTCCTGCGGGAAGCGCGCGGATGCGTGTGGGTGCCGTCGTCAAAGGCCGAGAAGAAATCGCCGTCGCTGGACTTTGGACGAACCAGCTGCACTTCGCTGCTTTCGGGGAAGAGCAGCTGGTTCGTAGCCCATTTTGGCTCTGCCGAATCCTCGTTCGTTTCGTCCTGGGGAGCAAAGGAATCAGGGATCTGCAACACTTGAAGGTCGGGGCTTGGAACGATGCCGACCTGTTCGATCGATTGGCGTCCGGTCGCCTTGGGCCAGACGATATCTTCGTCAGAAAGCTCTGCCGTAGGACTCCACGTTCCCAGAAGAGCCGAGAGTTCGGCGAGCGTAATCAACGGAATTGGCTCGCGTCCATGTGATCCAGTGATGTGCAATCCGCGTCTGCAGATGATGCCGAATTCGTCAGGCATGGTCGATGGCAGCGAATCCTCGGTGAACTTCATGCCCCGGATTTCAGGAGTTCGTGTGAGCATCGCATAAAGAACGCCTGATAGCTGACGGGTTGCAAGCTCTTCGAAGGATTCGCGGGTGGAGACGCGAGCCAGTGGATGCTCAAGCATCATGTTGATAGGGGCTGCAGCCAGAGAAATGCCTGATTCAGACAGACGAATGGTATCTGCGGAAACCGCTGCGTCAATCAGATGAGCCTGCTTGAGACTGATCAGAGCGTCACAGGCTTCGCCAACGATCGTACGCATGGCTTCGAAGCTCAGCGTCGACATTTCTGGACCGGCGAGATAGTCGGACACGGATATCCCTGCATCGAGTGCGGTGACGAGCAGTCCGACGCCCTGCTGGGTGCTGAAGTGATAGACGGGTGTGAAATGGCGGTTATGACGAAGCGCCAGACCAGAAGCAAAAGTGTTGGTTTGCGACACCAGCGTCTCGTCGGTGACGATGAACAGCTGGCAGTCACGTGCAAGAACCCTGTCGGTCGCCTTCCACGCCTGTAGACCGGGTTCATCACGCAAGGAAGCCACCAAGGTATACCGGTGAATGAAGGTATCACCAACTGTTGGTTTCATGCTCCCTGTTCTTTCTAAATGCCCCACCGATGTGCTGTCAACCGGTACTCCTGACATTCTAACGTTGCGGATACCCGAAGGTCGAGAATTTTCCAAAGGAATTGTGGATGTTTCCCGAGTTTTTTGTGCACGAGCCATAGAAACTGGTATTGAGGCAGGCATGACATCGGGTGCTGGAATGGTGTTGGACACCTCAGCGGCATCATCATCAGGCGAGACGATGGTCGTCGACGAAGACCTTGAGCCAAGCATTGACGAGACCCGGCCTTTAACACCTACCAGCATGCTCGTGAATTCCTCGGTCCTGAGCATCACCAGCAGTCCACCGTAGACCAGCGTAAGAATCGCGACAAGGATGATGCAGATGATGATGGACTGCACCCAGCTCATATGACCATCAATCCGCGTGACGTCGGAACCTGCGAGATGAAGAACGGGGGTATACAGCAATCTGCAAACGATCAGCGCAACTGCACCGGCAACAATCGATTTGGCATAGGTCAGCGATATGCGCCTGCCGTCCATATGACCGCCAAAACGTTTTCTGAGCATGATGGCAAGGAACGGGAACGCGATCACGACTCCCAGCGAAAGCGAAATTCCAACCCAGCTTGTCCATTCGCTCGGTGGAACGAGGGTGGTGGCAATCAGCACGATGATAACCTGCAGCGCGTTGAACAGCAGCGCGAAGATAAACGGATTCCTTCCATCTTCGAAGGCGTAGAAGGTGCGCTGAATGAGCAGAAAGGCACTGACCGCCACGAGTCCCCAGGAAAGTCCGACAAGAGGCTGCGCTATCAGAATCGCTTCTCGAACGTCAACCGAAGGCAGTAGGGCACGGGTGATGGGTACAGGCATGGCGATGAGCGCTACGGTGAAATACATCATCAGCAGTCCCACGTTACGGAGGGCCTGGCTGAGATCGATTCTGGCATCATTGATGCGATGATCGGCAATGGCCTTCGACAGCTTCGGGAACATTGCGGTGGTCACGGAAACCGCTATCAGAGAATACGGCAGGATATAGAGGGCATAGGCGTTCTGGTACGAGCCATTGCCCGCAATGCCAAATGGATCATGACCTGCAAGTGGCGCGCCATTGGTGATTCTCGCATCGATCACATTCGCCAGCTGATTCACGGCGACGACACCAAGGCTCCATGCCGCGATTGGTCCCATTGACCGTAAGCCGATGCCACGTATGCCCCATCTGAATGTGAACTTGAATCCGCTGCGGAACAATGGCCAGAACAGCACCAAGGCCTGAAAGCCCACGCCAATGGTCCAGGTTCCTGCGGTCAGGGCGGTTTTCATCGGTGTCCAGAACGCCAGATCCTGATGCTGAGCATTGCCAAAAATGACGATAAACACGATGAATCCTGCGCAGCTGATGATGTTTGCACCTACGGAGCTCCACGCGTATGCCGTGAATCGGCCCTTTGCCGCAAGCAGCTGGCCAAGAACCGTATACAGACCGTAGAAGAATATCTGAGGCATGCACCAGAGCGTGAATGAGTCCACCAGCGCTCGCTGTGGACCATCCCAACGCGAATCGAGATAAATCGAAGTCAAGACGGAAGTGCCGAGCATCAGCAGCAGCGTCAACCCAAGCAAGAGCACGATTGCCGTTGTTATGAGCTTGTTGAGGCGCTCCTCTGCATGTTCGGACTTGAGCGTGCGCACGATCTGCGGCACGAGAACGGCGTTGAAGATACCCCCTGAAATCAGCGTAAACATGACCTGCGGAATCATGGCACCGGTCTGATACGCATTGATGGCGGTTCCCGTCGTGCCAAGCGCGGCAGCAAGCAGAATGGTTCGTATCTGCCCCGTGACTCGGGAAGCTGCTGTGCCAGACGCCATAATGAGAGAGTTACGCCCGACAGAGTTCATTCGTCTGGATCCTTTTTACGATTAAATTGGCGCCAAAGGCCAAGCAGTCCAAAGATACCCGCGACAACGAGAATTGCAAGCCCACTCATATCGCTCAAACGCAGGCTGCTGGTGATGCGCGTGCTGTGGGTGACTCCAAAAGCCTGTCCGGTGCGATCCAGAAGTACCAGAGAGGCATTGGCCTGACCGGCGGCTGCTACGCGAATTGGCAAGGTGACCTGAACCTCGGCATTTGCTGGTATCTCGACCTGCGCCTCGCGAGCAGTCACGATTTCTGCGGAATCCGTTTTAGAGCTCACGATCACGTGTACCGCGTATGGATGGTCATTGCTTACCGTGACGGGCAAGCTAGCCGTTTCAGTGACCACCGTGACTGAGTCGGACGGTGTGATGTGGACGCCTGATAGCAATGCCTGGGCAAGTTGCGCAGCCGTGCCTGGAAGGGCAGTATTGCGGCCCGTGCCATCGAGCGAATGAATGGCAACGGTGCTCTGTGAAAGGCTGAGCTGGCTGATCCAGCCGGAAGCGTCATCGCTGTGTTGACCGGTCTGTGCAGCATCGCCTCGTGCGAGCGCCTGTGCGTCTGAGGTTCCCGATGAGGTTGGCGAGGATTCTGATTGCTCCTTTGAAGAAAGAATGGAAATGGCGAAGCGTGAAATATCATTTTTGCTCGCAGTCAGAGCATTCAGCGATGAATTCAGAGCTGTAAGCTCACCATTGCTCAAACCGGTGCCTGTTGGAATCGAATGTGTTGCCGCCTGCCCGCTTTTGTAGGCCGTAGCCTTCTGCAGAGTTGCCAGATCGCTGATGGTGAGCCATGAAGCCTTACTCAGGTTTGACATCACCTGGTCAGCGTATGTCAAATCTTCGGTGGTTTTCATGGCTATGAGCAACACCCGCTCCGCGTAGGGCTGTTCCATCTGGTAGAACGCGCTCTGTGCCATGAGACGAGAAAGGCGCCCTGCCGAGGTCGTTTCAGCGTCTGCAGACTTCGTCGTCGCCGTATTCTGTGCAAGAAGGCTCAGTTGCCTTTGAGCGACGAGCACACTGATATCCCCACTTGCAGTCTTTACATCGTATTTGCTCGTATGGGCGGAAGCAGAATCGTCGCTTGAGGCAAAGTCGGTCAGTGAGATAGCTGTCGAATACCCCTGTTTCTTTGCAATATCCAAGGCACTTTGAGTCCAGTTTCCCTGACCTTGCCAAGCGTAAGCCTCCAACGTGGACTTGGGATTGCCGGTCGCGGTCTGCAAGGCTTGCTGCGCCAGTGACTCGTTCCACATGGAATCGCTGATTCCTGCTGCCGCATATGCTGACGAGCCTTTTGCTGCATACGCTGTGATGTCGAAATCAGCCGGTTGCATGATGCCGCTCGTCTGCGGCGGAATGGGGAAGTTCTGCAGATAGAGCGGATCGGCAATGGATTGCACCATTGGATATTTCTTGAGTAGCTCGAGTTGCTTGCGTTGGGCACTCGATGCCTTTTCACTGAGGGAGACGATGCTTGGGTAATGCTCGGCATCGGCATGGGATGCTTCCTTGTCACTGTCAGATGATGATGCAGACGATGACGAGGAGGCAGAAGGTGATGAGGATGCCGTTGAGAGCGGCGATGATGCCCCTGATGACGATGATGAATTCGCGTCATCCGTTCCTGAATCGCTCTGGCGTGGCTCAGACTGCTTCGATGCGCTCGCGGATCCTGAACTCGAAGCCGATGGCTGATCACCGGCACCGACCTCCAATTTCTTTACGGCATCGGCATTGCCACTCCAGCTCGACGCTGTGAGGGGAAGAACGACAGTTACAGAAAGTGGCGGCGTATTAGCGGTTTTCAATCCATCGGTCGAACGGGTGACGAAGGAATTCACGCTTGCATGATCCTTGTCCACGCCGTTGGAAAAGTCAAAGAGAAGAGGCTTGGGACCCCAGCTGAATATTGATGCGAGCTGACTGTTGTCAGCTGGAACCGTGATGCTGACATTTGCGCTGTGCCCTGCCGGGATCTGGGGAACCTGAACCGTTCCCAACACACTGGGCGTGGGAATGTGGGCATCGCCGTTTGCCCAGTCCTGCATGTCGACGCGGGAGGCGAATGAATACATGGCATTCATCTCGACCGTGAGCATTCCGGCTTTCAATGCCGTACTTCCGGAATTGAATATGGTCACTGAAGTGGCATACCCTGACGTACTCGTCAGCACTGCCGTGGCGGATTCGATGCAGATTGCAACCTCAGCGTTGGAACATGAGGTATCTGCATCTGCAGCGTTCGTGGATTGAGAGGAGACAGTCTTCGCGTTGTCAGTGGTTGCAGCGTGTGCAGGCGTGCTCGCCACTGTGGTGGCCACCACCATGAGCACCGCCGTGATACACGCAATCAAGGCCCAGGCGACATGCGACATGCGTGCCGACGATGTGGCGTGATAACGCCTTGTGTGCTGCCAGTCCATCATGCTTGTTTCTTCAGTTTCCTTGCGTACAGCCAAACGATCTTGCGTTCATTAGGATAGCTCAGAACGCTTTCCAAATCATTGAAGCTGACCCATGCCGCCTGCTCGGCTTCATGATCTGGATCGCCCTCGACGGTCAGATAGCCTCCGGTCTGCTTCAGCACAAAATGATGGACAAGCTTGTGAATGCGCTGGTTGGTGCCGGTGAACCAGTAATCTATGGTTGCAATCGATTCCTGAACCTCGCCAAGAATGCCTGTCTCCTCGTGCACTTCTCGAACCGCGGTCTGTTCAGGGGTCTCACCTTTTTCGATATGGCCTTTCGGCAGGCACCATTCAAGATGGCCTGATCGTGAATGGCGGGCGATGATGGCAACCTGCTGCTTCTCATTGAATATCAAGCCGCCAGCAGAATATTCTCGCACGACAGGCAGATCCTGATTGCCCAGAGACGCAAAGCTGGTCAGGTTTCCGATGATTCTTCGACGTGCCATGATTGCTGGTGTCGGGACTCCGGAGGCATCACCATGCTCCCCTGCCGACGTGTCGTCTGAAGGGTAGTTTGTGCGTTCCTGCATGCTCTGAGAGGTGTATAGCAGCGTGTCTGCCTTGATGATATTTTGGGCAGAGTTCTCCGCAACATCGGCCTCATGCGCAAGCATGCGTGCGAAGTCTGCGGGCGTAATCATAGTTACACTTTACGTAAGTTATTGTGCAGGTGGGGTAACGGTATGCTGGTAACCATAGGTGAGGGTTACTTGGAAGGGTACTCGTGGATTTTGAAGTGTGGCCGGAAGCGATTGAATTAGGTCAATTATTTGCAGAACGTGGCTATGAGCTGTCGCTTGTCGGCGGACCGGTGAGAGACTTACTCCTACATAGGCGTTCGCATGATTTGGATTTCTGCTCATCTGCCAGGCCTGAAGAATTTGAGCCCATTCTGAGAAGCTGGGGAGACGGCTTTTGGGACATGGGACGAAAGTTCGGGACGCTGGGAGCGATCCAGCATAGAAATGATGGCACCGAAGTGCGTGTCGAGGTAACCACATATCGCAGCGATACCTACGATGCTGATTCTCGCAAGCCTGCAGTGGCATATGGTCACGAGCTGCTCGGCGACCTTTCTCGACGCGATTTCACGATTAACGCGATGGCGCTTCGCGTGCCGTCGCTGGAATTCGTTGATCCCTTTGGGGGCGCTTCGGATTTGGGCAAGAAGGTGCTGAGAACTCCTGTGGATCCGGAGCAATCCTTCGATGACGACCCATTGCGTATGATGCGTGCGGTCCGATTTGTGGCGCAGCTTGGCTTTTCGATCACTCCCGACACGGCAGCGGCCATAGCTGACATGGCGCAGCGATTGAGCATCGTCTCTGCCGAACGTGTGCGAGACGAATTCGTGAAGCTGCTCCTTTCGGACAGACCACGCCAGGGCATTGAGGCATTTGTCGAATCCGGCCTTGCAGATGTCGTGTTCCCTGAGATTCCGGCCCTACAGTTGGAAATGGATGAGCATCATCACCATAAGGATGTCTTCGAGCACACGATGATGGTTCTGGAACGAGCGATTGCCTTGGAAACCGACGATGATGGGCCGGTGCCGGCACCGGATCTGACCTTGCGGCTCGCAGCGATCATGCATGATATCGGCAAGCCTGCGACACGAAAATTCGAACCCGGAGGCAAGGTCAGCTTCCACCATCATGACGTCGTCGGCGCAAAGCTCACACGAAAGCGTATGCGAGCATTGCGATTCGACCGACATCTGATTCAGGACGTCAGTGAACTCGTCGGGCTTCACCTGCGCTTCCACGGCTATGTTGACGAGCCATGGACCGATTCTGCAGTCAGACGCTATGTGAAGGATGCAGGGCACCTCTATGAGCGCCTGAACCGTCTGACACGTGCCGATGCCACGACGCAGAATCAACGCAAGGCGCATATGTTTGAACGAGCCATGGACGAGATGGAGGCACGTGTCAGGGAATTGAAGAAGAAGGAAGACTTCGATGCCTTGCGTCCAGACCTTGATGGGAGTCAGATCATGCAGATTCTTGACCTGAAGCCAGGTCCCGAGATTGGCAAGGCATACAAGCATATGCTTGCGTTCCGCCTTGACAATGGGCCGACTGACGAAGTGACAGCGACTGCAGAACTTAGACGCTGGTGGCACGAGCAGCAAGGATAAAAGGATAAGCAGTAGAGCTTAAGTGGATAAGAGCTGAGCTGGATTATGCATTGCTCAGCCTTGCCATTCAGCGCCGCGCAGTACTGTGATCAGAATGATGCCAAGGACTGAACGAACAGTGGCGTGCGTCAGTCGACGGCAGTGTGGCTGCTGGCCTTTGGCAGATTCTTCATGGTGGACGGATCCGTGACGCAACCCTCGATAGAAGTAATCTTCTGCCCAGAAGCGGTCGTTTTGTTGGTCTTCTTCAGATTGTTGAAGGTTGAACCGACGATGACATCGACAAGCTTGTCGGAACGATCGTCCATGCGAAGAATGGCATCGTTGAATTCAGTGGAAAGGGTATAGGCCTCGGCAATGCCATTCTTTCCGAAACGAATCTCAGTGCGGGTAAACTCGTGAGAGCTTGGGAAGTCGGCCGCTCCCTGCGTGCTGAAGCCGTCATTGTTCAGAGCTTGCATGACCGCCGTGCCCAGCCCGGACTTGTCAGTGCCGTTGAGCACGCGAATCGTTACATTGGGATGGTTGACATAGGTGGAATCGGCTGGTGCGCACGGTACGGCAACGCCGTAGTTGGGCTTGCTGGCCACCGATTGCTTCACCGTTTTTCCGAGACCTCCAAGTGCAACAAGCAGAGAAAGTACCAGGGCTACGGCAAGAACTACCACCGTTATAGTGAACACCAGCTTTTGACGCCTGCGTATGAACTGCTTACGCGCTTGGCGTTCATCGAATGGCTTGGGAACCGTCATATGCCAACCCTTCCGCAAAATTGACTTAACTCAGCTTAGCGTCATAGTCTGACCCAGTTGCCTCTGTGTTGTGCTGTTCTTGAAAAGGTCGCGCTGATTCAGCCTGAGCAAGGGCATCAAATTCGTTGACAGTCAACGTTTCGCCGCGTCGCCGTGGATCGATACCACTCAAGCTGTATGCCGCATCGTGAACGATGCCTTTCAATGCAGCGTGAAGCGTCTTGCGTCGCTGGCGGAAAGCCGCATCGATAATGGCAAAAACGGCAGTTGCATTGCCATGGTCATGCATGTGTGGAATCCGTTGGAACCTGACCAGGGCTGAATCGACATTGGGTGCTGGCCAGAATACGTTCCGTCCCACCAGCCCTGCCCGATGAGCCTGGCCATACCAGGCAAGCTTCACGCTGGGCACGCCATAGATCTTCGTTCCTGGCTGTGCGACCAGCCGGTCCGCAACCTCTTTCTGCACCATTACCAGCAGTGAGTTCAGCGAGGTGAAACGTTCGAGCAGCGTGAGAATCACAGGTGTCGCAACGTTATAGGGAAGGTTCGCCACAAGCGTGAAAGACTGTCCATCAGCCAATCCAGGCACGTCCAAGGGTTCGACCTGCAATGCGTCCTTGTTGAGCACAGTCAGCCGTCCGGAGGCTTCAGGCATGAACTCGTGAACAGTTACCGGCAGATTTTGGGCAAGTGCGGCATCTATCTCTATGGCATCAACGACGGCACCGGTTTCTAGAAGACCGAGGGTCAGCGAACCCAGTCCTGGTCCGATTTCAAGAACGTGTTCGCCGGCTTGCACGCCCGCCTCGTGAACGATGCGTCTGACCGTTCCGGGATCGATAACAAAGTTCTGTCCCAGTTTTTTCGTTGGCGAGATGTTCGCCTGTGCCGCAAGTCTTCGAATATCAGAAGCTCCCAGCAGACCTGAGCCTTGATGATCTGTAAGATGATTCGTGTCGTGCATGGTCTCCCCAGTCATGCACTCTGAGCGTGCACTGTTCGTTGAGTTGTGTAGTTTCGTGTCGTGGTTTCAATCAGTATGAACCATATTTCTGCCAGAACGCCATGGCTTGCAATGGAGTTCCGTAGCGTTGCGCAATGTAGAGC
This Bifidobacterium sp. WK041_4_12 DNA region includes the following protein-coding sequences:
- a CDS encoding D-alanine--D-alanine ligase codes for the protein MVKRVSKPETVQTAAVHAAAAVDSDTVAASAKPSHRVFSAEERKNSSILVICGGLSHERDVSLSSGHRVAGFLEDAGWSVRLHDMDSELLDYLSNPETHPDVVWPLLHGANGEDGSIRDILEMEDVPYVGSRAKASRTAWSKPIAKNVVRKAGLHTPHSVTLPESMFRELGATKVIDLLVNSVGLPLFIKPTMGGSAMGCTLVTDAEQLPQAMVSCFAYGNVALVEKAVVGTEVSVSVLEIDGEAVALPPLEIDTPNGTYDYDARYTPGPTEFFIPARVERSILDELRTEALTAHKALGLRDISRTDFIVDKHGVPQFLESNVTPGMTDTSLLPESALAAGYHLADLYSRIVESVLSQNRHRGA
- a CDS encoding PLP-dependent aminotransferase family protein translates to MSDNRDIPSKVIKNDPWFGSYADRAEAMRASEIRALFAVASRPEVVSLAGGMPYLDRMPFDELAPLLAKMLKDKGDIAWQYGSAQGDPHLREDVLQIMELENITDAQPDDVIIVNGSQSGLDLITRIMCNPGDSILAEAPNYVGALGVFQSFQVHVVNVLLDENGLIPEAFEQAIIEQRALGHPVKFLYTVPNFHNPAGATMSVERRSKVLEIARKYHVLIVEDNPYGLLSFEGKTYPALRSMDPDNVVYLSSFSKIIAPGMRVAWMVAPPGIRHKLVLANESAILCPSNMSQMTITTYLDNFDWKAQINDYRGMYKERCDTMDAALKKYLPYCSWHKPKGGFYIWLKIPEGLDSRAMLPRAITAKVAYVAGTAFYDNGEGTDHMRLSFCYPKPARITEGIRRLSTVIDAERETAELFGTTGKPDPDPRDVEYPGPAAN
- a CDS encoding lipid II flippase MurJ gives rise to the protein MASGTAASRVTGQIRTILLAAALGTTGTAINAYQTGAMIPQVMFTLISGGIFNAVLVPQIVRTLKSEHAEERLNKLITTAIVLLLGLTLLLMLGTSVLTSIYLDSRWDGPQRALVDSFTLWCMPQIFFYGLYTVLGQLLAAKGRFTAYAWSSVGANIISCAGFIVFIVIFGNAQHQDLAFWTPMKTALTAGTWTIGVGFQALVLFWPLFRSGFKFTFRWGIRGIGLRSMGPIAAWSLGVVAVNQLANVIDARITNGAPLAGHDPFGIAGNGSYQNAYALYILPYSLIAVSVTTAMFPKLSKAIADHRINDARIDLSQALRNVGLLMMYFTVALIAMPVPITRALLPSVDVREAILIAQPLVGLSWGLVAVSAFLLIQRTFYAFEDGRNPFIFALLFNALQVIIVLIATTLVPPSEWTSWVGISLSLGVVIAFPFLAIMLRKRFGGHMDGRRISLTYAKSIVAGAVALIVCRLLYTPVLHLAGSDVTRIDGHMSWVQSIIICIILVAILTLVYGGLLVMLRTEEFTSMLVGVKGRVSSMLGSRSSSTTIVSPDDDAAEVSNTIPAPDVMPASIPVSMARAQKTRETSTIPLENSRPSGIRNVRMSGVPVDSTSVGHLERTGSMKPTVGDTFIHRYTLVASLRDEPGLQAWKATDRVLARDCQLFIVTDETLVSQTNTFASGLALRHNRHFTPVYHFSTQQGVGLLVTALDAGISVSDYLAGPEMSTLSFEAMRTIVGEACDALISLKQAHLIDAAVSADTIRLSESGISLAAAPINMMLEHPLARVSTRESFEELATRQLSGVLYAMLTRTPEIRGMKFTEDSLPSTMPDEFGIICRRGLHITGSHGREPIPLITLAELSALLGTWSPTAELSDEDIVWPKATGRQSIEQVGIVPSPDLQVLQIPDSFAPQDETNEDSAEPKWATNQLLFPESSEVQLVRPKSSDGDFFSAFDDGTHTHPRASRRTSPYDVSQIRGDSLYNTGDIPADTGSLDLGDLGDGYESADRQRQAERVLDEQMTATMQPLPPSFTPKPRDFTPRAKPDSQFRTEREESTNDDSSSGKIMGFFTTRSMAIIVGIIVILVALFFAVTALFGDVGKIGGSSSDTNTWPDMSNVTLPGVSSPTASTGGSGASSASPSASASSSAKASSKASSSASTSSSGSASPTAAAVTHADKDAAKVPDPAVQNTTAYAAGTETYVNQPGGLQGRGWYIHLTQAERVSRLVISIRQSGGQGQIYVNSTPTSPNQGSPVAQFTFDASGTTEVKLATPVSTQDVMVWVPLTSTPSGGLFFNSVKVY